A region of Thiofilum sp. DNA encodes the following proteins:
- a CDS encoding ABC transporter ATP-binding protein: MSAALDIQSLTKVYANGFQALKGIDLTVQEGDFFALLGANGAGKSTTIGIISSLVNKTSGQVRIFGYDLDTQREQAKAQIGLVPQEFNFNVFEPVREIIINQGGYYGISRIEASERTEALLNQLGLWEKRKDQARQLSGGMKRRLMIARALIHQPRLLILDEPTAGVDIEIRRSMWDFLTELNESGTTIILTTHYLEEAESLCRNIGIIDQGQLIEHTSMKQLLNRIDTETYVFDLASPIDQLPVNPSLAAELRDSTTLEISFHRQSFSLNQVFDWFKGNQIQIASMRNKTNRLEQLFIDLVESNKEAKAV; this comes from the coding sequence ATGAGCGCAGCGCTCGATATTCAATCACTTACTAAAGTCTATGCTAATGGTTTTCAGGCTCTCAAAGGTATTGATCTGACCGTACAAGAGGGGGATTTTTTTGCTCTTTTAGGCGCTAATGGGGCAGGCAAATCCACTACCATCGGCATTATCAGCTCTCTGGTGAATAAAACCAGCGGTCAAGTGCGTATTTTTGGCTATGACCTCGATACTCAACGCGAACAAGCTAAAGCACAGATTGGACTCGTCCCTCAAGAATTTAATTTCAATGTATTTGAACCCGTGCGTGAAATTATTATAAATCAGGGCGGATATTACGGTATTTCACGTATTGAGGCCTCAGAGCGTACTGAAGCACTATTGAATCAATTAGGTTTATGGGAAAAACGCAAAGATCAAGCGCGACAATTATCCGGTGGAATGAAGCGGCGTTTAATGATTGCGCGTGCTTTAATTCATCAACCACGTTTATTAATATTGGATGAACCCACGGCTGGCGTTGATATTGAAATTCGCCGCTCTATGTGGGATTTTCTGACCGAACTGAATGAATCCGGTACAACGATTATTCTCACTACCCATTATTTAGAAGAAGCCGAAAGTTTATGTCGCAATATTGGTATTATTGATCAGGGGCAACTGATTGAGCATACCAGTATGAAACAATTGCTCAATCGTATTGATACTGAAACCTATGTATTTGATCTTGCATCACCTATAGATCAATTACCAGTAAATCCTAGCTTAGCTGCTGAGCTACGTGATAGTACTACCCTAGAAATATCTTTTCACAGACAAAGCTTTTCTTTAAATCAAGTATTTGATTGGTTTAAAGGTAACCAGATTCAAATCGCTAGTATGCGCAATAAAACCAATCGTCTAGAGCAATTATTTATTGATTTAGTAGAAAGCAATAAAGAGGCTAAAGCAGTATGA
- a CDS encoding ABC transporter permease — translation MNQPQKWVAFYTILIREILRFSRIWIQTILPPVITTALYFVIFGHLIGPAIGKMEGYDYIEFIVPGLIMMTIITNSYANVVSSFYGSKFQGNIAEMLVSPTPNWIILAGFIGGGVARGMAVGFAVTIVSLFFSQLHIEHPLLMISMGILTSTLFSLAGLINGVYAKSFDDISIVPTFVLTPLTYLGGVFYSVSMLSDFWQTLSFLNPVLYMVNGFRYGVLGVSDMSPWLSFAVLVIFIIGLGTYSLSLLNRGIGIRS, via the coding sequence ATGAACCAACCACAAAAATGGGTAGCTTTTTATACGATACTGATTCGAGAAATACTACGCTTTTCCCGCATTTGGATACAAACGATTTTGCCACCGGTCATTACCACTGCTTTATATTTTGTGATTTTTGGTCATTTAATTGGACCTGCGATTGGTAAAATGGAAGGCTATGACTATATCGAGTTCATAGTGCCCGGTCTCATTATGATGACTATTATTACTAACTCGTATGCTAACGTCGTGTCTTCTTTTTATGGCAGTAAATTTCAAGGTAATATCGCAGAAATGCTTGTTTCACCCACACCTAATTGGATTATTTTAGCAGGCTTTATTGGAGGTGGCGTAGCTCGCGGCATGGCGGTGGGTTTCGCCGTCACTATTGTTTCCTTGTTTTTTAGCCAACTCCATATTGAGCATCCACTTCTCATGATTAGTATGGGTATTTTAACCTCTACCTTATTTTCCCTCGCTGGACTGATTAATGGCGTCTATGCTAAAAGTTTCGATGATATTTCTATTGTACCGACTTTTGTGTTAACGCCCCTCACTTATTTAGGTGGGGTATTTTATTCGGTCAGTATGTTATCGGATTTTTGGCAAACCCTTTCTTTCTTAAACCCCGTGCTATATATGGTCAATGGTTTTCGCTATGGCGTGCTAGGTGTGTCTGATATGTCACCTTGGTTGAGCTTTGCGGTGTTAGTAATTTTTATTATAGGGTTAGGCACTTACAGCCTATCCTTACTCAATCGAGGTATAGGCATTCGTAGCTAG
- a CDS encoding DUF2189 domain-containing protein — protein sequence MENYVSKPALDPNFVPAPERLFNSYPVNKVELAQITTWLSKGWQDLKSAPLLSLTYGLIFAVVGIVMSVVSSANSAFIVAASTGFLIVGPFLALGLYDLSRQLEQGQKPNLVQSFLSIRYNALGLGLYAIALGMLMIFWVRMSALVVGVSFNETITINEYGYAGLLQGLFSADPLFGLGFLAVGFLFAFLAFITGVVTTPLLLDRKVDIVTAASTSIKAFQKNPVTLLVWGFVVALLIQIGILTFDIGLIVLMPLVAHASWHAYRDIVK from the coding sequence ATGGAAAATTATGTTAGCAAACCCGCTCTTGATCCTAATTTTGTTCCTGCTCCTGAGCGTCTATTCAATAGCTATCCCGTTAATAAAGTAGAGCTAGCTCAAATCACCACTTGGCTCTCGAAAGGTTGGCAGGATTTAAAATCAGCTCCCTTATTAAGCCTCACTTATGGCTTGATCTTTGCGGTGGTTGGCATTGTGATGAGTGTAGTATCCTCTGCAAACTCCGCTTTTATTGTTGCTGCCTCAACCGGATTTTTGATCGTAGGACCTTTCTTAGCCCTCGGTTTATACGATCTGAGTCGACAACTAGAACAAGGTCAAAAGCCTAATCTTGTCCAGTCATTTCTGAGTATCCGCTATAATGCTTTAGGTCTAGGTTTATATGCCATTGCCTTAGGCATGCTAATGATCTTCTGGGTGAGGATGAGTGCTTTAGTAGTGGGGGTATCCTTTAATGAAACCATCACTATTAATGAGTATGGCTATGCGGGTCTATTACAAGGTCTATTTAGTGCTGATCCCTTATTTGGTCTAGGCTTCTTGGCAGTTGGGTTCTTATTTGCCTTCCTTGCTTTTATCACTGGGGTCGTTACCACTCCCTTATTATTAGATCGTAAAGTGGACATTGTAACGGCTGCTAGTACTAGCATTAAAGCGTTTCAGAAAAACCCAGTTACGCTCTTAGTGTGGGGATTTGTGGTAGCGCTCCTTATTCAAATCGGCATACTCACTTTTGATATTGGTCTGATCGTATTAATGCCTTTAGTAGCCCATGCGAGCTGGCATGCTTACCGAGATATAGTGAAATAA